The Streptomyces europaeiscabiei genome window below encodes:
- the cobT gene encoding nicotinate-nucleotide--dimethylbenzimidazole phosphoribosyltransferase, with protein MTDTGQVPGEGLPESAGMVEQPGVPAPGAYTYLSETTTETTTEDEDLLLPGAQGAWGNEMPPPAPEPVVQVVHEPVVHEPGPHEMSGRDSGSLDLGAVRTPVATPVPQPPVARRPLHLGPPTPDASASPVRSLADRGPAGAPVPPGAVRQPGPATIGPEYLDVPQQPVSQWVGAPATAAPAVAVGGAAAETVVPQEARLSVVVAETSPAVETPQAADAAEEIQDAEALHQAQDAAYALAQEAAVAQFRTPEAVGTPVAAQFQAPDVPEEAEAPTAVRTEVPEAVEAQAHAPVVVEEQAAVEARLPEPAETPAVVQAQVAEAVEATLVGRTPAPEEAAEPSAPEAADIAAVVETAGTEVPQAPEPVATAPEAQTFEEAAPVTPVAQAPDTTPFPPAAQDPEPVPAQTVAEAQDAPALSQEPEEVPEAVDTLVPDRLAEADGLPQADGAAAVPAQADEAVAEDAEHAVTPEQQAAPAVADEHADPGVPDAQLATAAPDEESALPAPEEQPPADAVSDTAQEAALTQDLQQPAETPVAEEPQHTEAGEAEVETSEAPAEAAQPEAAQPEAVTEEPQPPSPAQPEPPAVQGPQSTEPVAVVADQDQHQDQAHNNGDRDEAVVAQPAETAPAPEPAQPLVPEAVVEPEATDVNAADQPADSAETQETAATDQPTGEVPADPSEPAADPATEDPATEDPATEDLATGDPSAAEPPAVEAPLLVASRIDAPQGAVVQPPTELAPDAPLAGTLQEPAPQADADLPLGRFVPVDGSVPTAPHPAPAAPHGTVVPPLPADDLATPVVTEFPAAEGQTQAAESAPGPQAPAAVPAPRDSEAETIVVPQPLAAADAHPDVVQNAEDLDTRAADQEDSEAAAPEAEAVEAAAEESTAPVEEAPEDSRDEVREDVRQPAGPAAPPYDDAEREAVLKVMRERRDIRNGFRDDPIPHDVLLRVLEAAHTAPSVGHSQPWDFVVIRSAETRRTMHELAQRQREAYAKSLPKGRAKQFKELKIEAILDTPVNIVVTADPTRGGRHTLGRHTQPQMAPYSSALAVENLWLAARAEGLGVGWVSFFDEREMVRALGLPDHLEVVAYLCVGYVDEFPEEPELMQAGWAKRRPLSWVVHEETYGRRALPGAEPHDLLAETVAGIRPLDAKALGEAWERQKRMTKPAGALGMLEIISAQLSGLSRQCPPPIPEPAAVAIFAGDHGVHAQGVTPWPQEVTAQMVANFLGGGAVCNAFATQVGAEVCVVDVGVASDLPATPGLLPRKIRAGTSDMTTGPAMTREEAKQAIEVGIETARDLVAAGNKALLTGEMGIANTTASAALIAVFTGADPSEVTGRGTGINDETLARKTDVVRRAIELHQPDPADPIGVLAAIGGFEHAAIVGLLLGGASLRTPVILDGVSAGAAALVARAIAPEVLAACIAGHRSAEPGHVAALQKLGLRPLVDLDLRLGEGTGALLALPVVQSAARAMHEVATFDSAGVTEK; from the coding sequence ATGACCGACACCGGCCAGGTCCCGGGCGAGGGACTGCCGGAGAGCGCAGGCATGGTGGAGCAGCCGGGCGTCCCTGCGCCGGGTGCGTACACCTACCTCTCCGAGACCACCACCGAGACCACCACCGAGGACGAAGACCTCCTGCTGCCGGGTGCCCAGGGCGCGTGGGGCAACGAGATGCCGCCGCCCGCCCCCGAGCCCGTCGTCCAGGTCGTCCACGAGCCCGTCGTCCACGAACCGGGCCCGCACGAGATGTCCGGCCGGGACAGCGGCTCGCTCGACCTCGGCGCCGTCCGTACCCCCGTCGCGACCCCCGTCCCGCAGCCGCCGGTGGCCCGCCGACCGCTGCATCTCGGCCCGCCCACCCCCGACGCCTCCGCCAGCCCGGTCCGCTCCCTCGCCGACCGAGGCCCGGCGGGCGCCCCCGTTCCGCCCGGCGCCGTACGCCAGCCCGGCCCGGCCACCATCGGCCCCGAGTACCTCGACGTGCCCCAGCAGCCCGTGTCGCAGTGGGTCGGCGCCCCCGCCACGGCCGCTCCGGCAGTGGCTGTCGGGGGAGCGGCCGCAGAAACGGTCGTTCCGCAGGAGGCGCGGCTTTCCGTGGTCGTGGCGGAGACCTCGCCCGCCGTGGAGACGCCGCAGGCCGCGGACGCGGCGGAGGAGATCCAGGACGCCGAGGCCCTCCACCAGGCCCAGGACGCCGCCTACGCCCTGGCCCAGGAGGCCGCGGTCGCGCAGTTCCGGACGCCGGAGGCCGTGGGGACACCGGTCGCCGCGCAGTTCCAGGCACCGGACGTCCCGGAGGAGGCGGAAGCGCCGACCGCCGTGCGGACGGAGGTTCCGGAGGCGGTCGAAGCCCAGGCCCACGCCCCGGTGGTCGTGGAAGAGCAGGCTGCCGTCGAGGCGCGGCTGCCGGAGCCCGCCGAAACACCGGCTGTGGTCCAGGCCCAGGTCGCGGAGGCCGTCGAAGCCACGCTCGTCGGTCGTACGCCGGCCCCGGAGGAAGCCGCGGAGCCGTCGGCGCCCGAGGCCGCCGACATCGCGGCCGTCGTGGAAACCGCCGGGACGGAGGTACCGCAGGCTCCCGAGCCGGTGGCGACGGCACCCGAGGCGCAGACCTTCGAGGAAGCCGCGCCCGTTACCCCGGTCGCCCAGGCGCCGGACACGACGCCCTTCCCCCCGGCGGCCCAGGACCCCGAGCCGGTCCCGGCCCAGACCGTCGCCGAGGCCCAGGACGCTCCCGCGCTTTCACAGGAGCCCGAGGAGGTCCCCGAGGCCGTCGACACCCTCGTCCCGGACCGGCTCGCCGAGGCCGACGGGCTGCCCCAGGCCGACGGCGCGGCCGCAGTGCCCGCGCAGGCCGACGAGGCCGTGGCGGAGGACGCCGAGCACGCCGTCACCCCCGAACAGCAGGCGGCGCCTGCCGTGGCCGATGAGCATGCGGACCCCGGCGTGCCGGACGCGCAGCTCGCGACCGCCGCGCCGGACGAGGAGAGCGCCCTCCCTGCCCCGGAGGAGCAGCCGCCCGCCGACGCCGTATCGGACACCGCACAGGAGGCCGCCCTCACGCAGGACCTCCAGCAGCCGGCGGAGACGCCGGTCGCCGAGGAGCCGCAGCACACAGAGGCCGGGGAAGCCGAGGTCGAGACATCGGAAGCCCCGGCGGAAGCCGCACAGCCCGAGGCCGCACAGCCCGAGGCCGTGACTGAGGAGCCCCAGCCGCCGTCGCCGGCGCAGCCGGAACCGCCCGCCGTGCAGGGCCCGCAGTCCACCGAGCCGGTCGCCGTCGTCGCGGACCAGGACCAGCACCAGGACCAGGCCCACAACAACGGGGACCGCGACGAGGCCGTGGTGGCCCAGCCCGCCGAGACCGCTCCGGCGCCGGAGCCCGCTCAGCCGCTGGTCCCCGAAGCCGTCGTCGAGCCCGAGGCCACGGATGTGAACGCAGCGGACCAGCCGGCCGACAGCGCGGAGACCCAGGAGACCGCCGCCACCGATCAGCCGACCGGCGAGGTTCCGGCCGACCCCTCCGAGCCCGCAGCCGACCCGGCGACCGAGGACCCTGCGACCGAGGACCCTGCGACCGAGGACCTGGCGACCGGTGACCCCTCAGCCGCTGAGCCCCCCGCCGTCGAGGCGCCGCTCCTCGTGGCCTCCCGGATCGACGCACCCCAGGGCGCCGTGGTCCAGCCCCCGACCGAGCTCGCCCCCGACGCCCCTCTCGCGGGAACCCTCCAGGAGCCCGCACCGCAGGCCGACGCCGACCTGCCGCTCGGCCGGTTCGTGCCCGTCGACGGCTCGGTGCCGACCGCCCCGCACCCGGCCCCGGCCGCGCCCCACGGAACGGTGGTCCCGCCGCTGCCCGCGGACGACCTGGCGACGCCGGTCGTCACCGAGTTCCCGGCGGCCGAGGGACAGACGCAGGCAGCCGAGTCCGCACCCGGCCCGCAGGCCCCGGCCGCGGTCCCCGCCCCCCGGGACTCCGAGGCCGAGACGATCGTCGTACCGCAGCCGCTCGCAGCGGCCGACGCGCACCCGGACGTCGTCCAGAACGCCGAGGACCTGGACACCAGGGCCGCCGACCAGGAGGACAGCGAAGCGGCGGCGCCGGAGGCAGAAGCAGTGGAAGCAGCAGCCGAAGAGAGCACGGCACCGGTGGAAGAAGCACCCGAAGACTCACGGGACGAAGTACGGGAAGACGTACGCCAGCCCGCGGGCCCGGCCGCGCCCCCCTACGACGACGCCGAACGCGAGGCCGTCCTCAAGGTCATGCGTGAGCGCCGGGACATCCGCAACGGCTTCCGCGACGACCCGATCCCGCACGACGTGCTGCTCCGCGTCCTGGAGGCCGCCCACACGGCGCCGTCCGTCGGCCACTCGCAGCCCTGGGACTTCGTCGTCATCCGCTCGGCCGAGACGCGCCGCACGATGCACGAACTCGCCCAGCGCCAGCGCGAGGCGTACGCGAAGTCGCTGCCGAAGGGCCGGGCGAAGCAGTTCAAGGAACTGAAGATCGAGGCGATCCTCGACACCCCGGTGAACATCGTCGTCACCGCCGACCCGACCCGTGGCGGCCGCCACACCCTGGGTCGGCACACCCAGCCGCAGATGGCCCCGTACTCCTCCGCCCTCGCGGTCGAGAACCTGTGGCTCGCGGCCCGAGCCGAAGGCCTCGGCGTCGGCTGGGTCAGCTTCTTCGACGAGAGAGAGATGGTCCGCGCCCTCGGCCTGCCCGACCACCTGGAGGTCGTGGCGTATCTGTGTGTCGGATACGTCGACGAGTTCCCGGAGGAGCCCGAGCTGATGCAGGCGGGCTGGGCCAAGCGCCGCCCACTGTCCTGGGTCGTCCACGAGGAGACGTACGGCCGCCGTGCCCTGCCCGGCGCCGAGCCGCACGACCTGCTCGCCGAGACCGTCGCCGGTATCCGCCCGCTGGACGCCAAGGCGCTCGGCGAGGCGTGGGAGCGTCAGAAGCGGATGACCAAGCCGGCGGGCGCGCTCGGCATGCTGGAGATCATCTCCGCCCAGCTGTCCGGCCTGTCCCGCCAGTGCCCGCCGCCCATCCCGGAGCCCGCGGCCGTCGCGATCTTCGCGGGTGACCACGGCGTCCACGCCCAGGGTGTCACCCCCTGGCCCCAGGAGGTGACGGCCCAGATGGTCGCCAACTTCCTCGGCGGGGGAGCGGTCTGCAACGCCTTCGCCACCCAGGTGGGCGCCGAGGTCTGCGTCGTGGACGTGGGCGTGGCGAGCGACCTCCCGGCCACCCCGGGGCTGCTGCCGCGCAAGATCCGCGCCGGTACGTCCGACATGACCACCGGTCCCGCGATGACCCGCGAGGAGGCCAAGCAGGCCATCGAGGTGGGCATCGAGACGGCCCGTGACCTCGTCGCGGCCGGCAACAAGGCCCTTCTCACGGGCGAGATGGGCATCGCCAACACCACGGCCTCCGCCGCTCTGATCGCCGTCTTCACCGGCGCGGACCCCTCCGAGGTCACCGGCCGGGGCACTGGCATCAACGACGAGACCCTCGCCCGCAAGACCGACGTCGTACGCCGAGCCATCGAGCTGCACCAGCCCGACCCCGCCGACCCCATCGGTGTCCTGGCGGCGATCGGCGGCTTCGAACACGCCGCCATCGTCGGCCTCCTCCTGGGCGGCGCCTCCCTGCGTACACCGGTCATCCTCGACGGCGTCAGCGCCGGCGCCGCCGCGCTGGTGGCCCGCGCCATCGCCCCCGAGGTCCTCGCCGCCTGCATCGCGGGTCACCGCAGCGCCGAGCCGGGCCACGTCGCCGCCCTCCAGAAGTTGGGCCTGCGCCCCCTGGTCGACCTCGACCTCCGCCTCGGCGAGGGCACCGGCGCTCTCCTCGCCCTCCCGGTCGTCCAGAGCGCGGCCAGAGCGATGCACGAGGTGGCGACGTTCGACTCGGCGGGGGTGACCGAGAAGTAG
- the cbiE gene encoding precorrin-6y C5,15-methyltransferase (decarboxylating) subunit CbiE produces the protein MADRVTVIGWDGSPLTAAARSALAAATLVAGAAHHLALPEVPPAAERIRLGSVALAARRIAGHRGTAVVLADGDPGFFGVVRTLRSPEFGLEVEVVPGVSSVAAAFARAGMPWDDAQVVVAHRRTLRRAVNVCRAHTKVAVLTSPGAGPAELGLLLDGVHRTFVVGEELGTARERVTVVTSDKAVDRTWRDPNLVIVIGGHAAAAEGGGWLAGRDPGTGPRGWALPSGVYGGAMGEGEAELLRSSQLARLGPRVGDLVWDIGSGSGAFATDAARCGAAVIAVDRDPEACGRTTLAARRFGVQLQVVHGAAPHVLENLPEPDVVRVGGGGAAVVSAVADRRPQCIVTHALTRPAAERIGRDLTEHGYEVRCDFVQSVELDTRAWTERERSVAFLLSGTLPDRSL, from the coding sequence ATGGCCGACCGGGTCACGGTGATCGGCTGGGACGGCTCCCCCCTGACCGCGGCGGCGCGCTCCGCCCTCGCCGCCGCCACGCTGGTGGCCGGCGCGGCCCACCACCTCGCCCTGCCCGAAGTGCCCCCGGCCGCCGAACGCATCCGCCTCGGCAGCGTCGCCCTCGCCGCCCGCCGCATAGCCGGCCACCGGGGCACCGCCGTGGTCCTCGCCGACGGCGACCCGGGCTTCTTCGGCGTCGTCCGCACCCTCAGGTCCCCCGAGTTCGGCCTGGAGGTCGAGGTCGTCCCCGGAGTCTCCTCCGTGGCCGCCGCCTTCGCCCGTGCGGGCATGCCCTGGGACGACGCACAGGTGGTCGTCGCCCACCGCCGTACGCTGCGCCGCGCGGTGAACGTGTGCCGTGCCCACACCAAGGTCGCCGTCCTCACCTCACCCGGCGCCGGACCCGCCGAACTCGGCCTGCTCCTCGACGGAGTGCACCGCACCTTCGTGGTCGGCGAGGAACTCGGCACGGCACGCGAGCGGGTCACCGTCGTCACCTCCGACAAGGCCGTCGACCGCACCTGGCGCGACCCCAACCTCGTCATCGTCATCGGCGGCCACGCCGCCGCGGCCGAGGGCGGCGGCTGGCTCGCAGGCCGCGATCCCGGCACCGGACCACGCGGCTGGGCCCTGCCCTCCGGCGTCTACGGCGGCGCCATGGGCGAGGGCGAGGCCGAACTGCTGCGCTCCTCCCAACTGGCCCGCCTGGGGCCGCGCGTGGGCGACCTCGTGTGGGACATCGGCTCCGGCAGCGGCGCCTTCGCCACCGACGCCGCCCGCTGCGGTGCCGCCGTCATCGCCGTCGACCGCGACCCCGAGGCCTGCGGCCGTACGACCCTCGCCGCCCGTCGCTTCGGCGTACAACTCCAGGTGGTCCACGGTGCCGCCCCGCACGTCCTGGAGAACCTCCCCGAACCCGACGTCGTACGTGTCGGCGGCGGGGGAGCGGCGGTGGTCTCCGCCGTCGCCGACCGCCGTCCGCAGTGCATCGTCACCCACGCCCTGACCCGTCCCGCCGCCGAGCGCATCGGACGAGACCTGACCGAGCACGGGTACGAGGTCCGCTGCGACTTCGTCCAGTCCGTGGAACTCGATACAAGGGCTTGGACGGAGCGCGAACGGAGCGTCGCGTTCCTGCTCAGCGGGACGTTGCCCGATCGTTCCCTGTGA
- a CDS encoding GNAT family N-acetyltransferase has protein sequence MMRTFPDISISTDRLVLRPFDDDDIPAFIEMMNDEQVMAWTDVPQPFTEREARTWITEYAPTERTSGRGLDLAVTEFLTQRLVGVIQLTRTDWHVRATELSYVVAPWARGEGYASEAALATAQWLFREQKFERIELRTAADNTASQQVAQKIGCISEGVLRNACIARTRTAEDGWTEVRTDFIVWSLLPEDIEGVSEELADGGGFGSYSDWN, from the coding sequence ATGATGAGGACCTTTCCCGACATCTCCATCAGCACGGATCGGTTGGTTCTGCGCCCGTTCGACGACGACGACATCCCGGCGTTCATCGAGATGATGAACGACGAACAGGTGATGGCCTGGACCGATGTCCCGCAGCCCTTCACCGAACGCGAGGCGCGTACCTGGATCACGGAGTACGCGCCCACCGAACGCACCTCCGGACGCGGCCTCGACCTGGCGGTCACCGAGTTCCTCACCCAGCGCCTGGTCGGTGTCATCCAGCTGACCAGAACCGACTGGCACGTGCGGGCCACGGAACTGTCGTACGTCGTCGCCCCCTGGGCGCGCGGCGAGGGCTACGCCTCCGAGGCCGCCCTCGCGACCGCCCAATGGCTGTTCCGCGAGCAGAAGTTCGAACGGATCGAGCTGCGCACCGCCGCCGACAACACCGCTTCCCAGCAGGTCGCGCAGAAGATCGGCTGTATCAGCGAGGGCGTGCTGCGCAACGCCTGCATAGCGCGCACCCGCACCGCCGAGGACGGCTGGACCGAGGTCCGCACGGACTTCATCGTCTGGAGCCTCCTCCCGGAGGACATCGAGGGCGTCAGCGAGGAACTCGCCGACGGCGGCGGGTTCGGCTCGTACTCGGACTGGAACTGA
- a CDS encoding MetQ/NlpA family ABC transporter substrate-binding protein, producing the protein MRNTAKIATSVLAAGALTLGLTACGAGDDSASDTSGPLVVAASPTPHADILNFVKDKLAKDAGLELEVKEFSDYVLQNPATEDGSVDANYFQNQPYLDDYNKKNGTDIVPVVTVHLEPLGLYSNKVKSADALKSGATVAVPNDTVNEARALRLLDASGIITLKDGVGTDATPTDITENPKKLQFKELEAAQTPRSLDDVDAAVINGNYALEADLSPADDALAVEPAENNPNGNFLAVKKGNEDDPRVKKLAELLTSDEVRKFIEDKWSNGSVVPSF; encoded by the coding sequence GTGCGTAACACCGCAAAAATCGCCACCTCCGTACTCGCCGCCGGAGCCCTCACCCTCGGACTCACCGCATGCGGCGCGGGCGACGACTCCGCCTCCGACACCAGCGGCCCGCTGGTCGTCGCCGCCAGCCCGACCCCGCACGCCGACATCCTCAACTTCGTGAAGGACAAGCTGGCGAAGGACGCGGGCCTGGAGCTGGAGGTCAAGGAATTCAGCGACTACGTCCTGCAGAACCCGGCCACGGAGGACGGCTCCGTGGACGCCAACTACTTCCAGAACCAGCCGTACCTCGACGACTACAACAAGAAGAACGGCACCGACATCGTGCCCGTCGTCACGGTCCACCTGGAACCCCTCGGCCTCTACTCGAACAAGGTCAAGAGCGCCGACGCCCTCAAGAGCGGCGCGACCGTCGCCGTCCCCAACGACACCGTCAACGAGGCGCGTGCCCTGAGGCTCCTCGACGCGAGCGGGATCATCACGCTCAAGGACGGGGTGGGTACCGACGCGACCCCCACCGACATCACCGAGAACCCGAAGAAGCTCCAGTTCAAGGAGTTGGAGGCGGCCCAGACCCCGCGCTCCCTGGACGACGTCGACGCCGCGGTGATCAACGGCAACTACGCCCTCGAAGCCGACCTCTCGCCCGCCGACGACGCCCTCGCCGTCGAGCCCGCCGAGAACAACCCGAACGGCAACTTCCTCGCCGTCAAGAAGGGCAACGAGGACGACCCGCGCGTCAAGAAGCTCGCCGAGCTCCTCACCTCCGACGAGGTCAGGAAGTTCATCGAGGACAAGTGGAGCAACGGCTCCGTCGTCCCGTCCTTCTGA
- a CDS encoding methionine ABC transporter permease produces the protein MTWNEMWPLLEQACWDTLYMVGWSTLIAIVGGLPLGILLVLTDRGGLLRHVLANKMIGQIVNIARSMPFIILMVALMGFTRWVTGSTIGREAAIVPLAVGAIPFFARLVETAVREVDHGLVEAVQAMGGNTWTVVRRVLVPESLPSLISSATTTVVALIGYSAMAGTVGAGGLGDIAIRYGYQRFETELMWITVAVLAVVISVIQFAGDHAARALHRRGGHSGSTPRLRLLKAESTAPEVTKA, from the coding sequence GTGACCTGGAACGAGATGTGGCCCCTGCTGGAGCAGGCGTGTTGGGACACCCTCTACATGGTCGGCTGGTCCACCCTCATCGCGATCGTCGGCGGCCTCCCGCTCGGCATCCTGCTCGTCCTCACGGACCGGGGCGGCCTGCTGCGACACGTCCTCGCCAACAAAATGATCGGGCAGATCGTGAACATCGCCCGCTCGATGCCCTTCATCATCCTGATGGTCGCGCTGATGGGCTTCACCCGCTGGGTCACCGGCTCGACGATCGGCCGCGAGGCCGCCATCGTGCCGCTCGCCGTCGGCGCGATCCCGTTCTTCGCGCGCCTCGTCGAGACGGCCGTCCGCGAGGTGGACCACGGGCTCGTCGAGGCCGTGCAGGCCATGGGCGGCAACACCTGGACCGTCGTCCGCAGGGTCCTCGTCCCCGAGTCGCTGCCCTCGCTGATCTCCTCGGCCACCACGACCGTCGTCGCCCTCATCGGCTACTCGGCCATGGCCGGCACCGTCGGCGCGGGCGGCCTCGGCGACATCGCCATCCGGTACGGCTACCAGCGCTTCGAGACCGAACTGATGTGGATCACCGTGGCGGTCCTCGCGGTCGTCATCTCCGTCATCCAGTTCGCCGGCGACCACGCGGCCCGCGCCCTGCACCGGCGCGGCGGCCACTCCGGCTCCACGCCCAGGCTCCGCCTCCTGAAGGCCGAGTCCACCGCGCCCGAGGTCACCAAGGCCTAG
- a CDS encoding methionine ABC transporter ATP-binding protein, producing MITTSGLTKVYRGRGRETTALDGVDLHVREGEVYGVIGQSGAGKSSLIRCVNLLERPTSGTVTVAGQDLTALAGRGPRAGRELRRARSRIGMVFQHFNLLSTRTVQDNVELPLEILGRSGSDRSRRAAELLDLVGLADKAKAYPAQLSGGQKQRVGIARALAGDPKVLLSDEATSALDPETTRSILTLLRDLNRQLGLTVLLITHEMDVVKTICDSAALMEKGRIVESGTVGELLATPGSQLASALFPVGGEATGDDRTVLDVTFQGEAATRPVISQLSRTYNIDISIIGAALDTVGGLQVGRMRLELPGRYEDNVVPVGFLREQGLHIDVVGRDVQASTLVKEGAR from the coding sequence GTGATCACCACATCGGGCCTGACCAAGGTCTACCGAGGTCGCGGCCGCGAGACGACCGCCCTCGACGGCGTCGATCTGCATGTACGCGAGGGTGAGGTGTACGGCGTGATCGGCCAGTCCGGCGCCGGCAAGTCCTCGCTGATCCGCTGCGTCAACCTCCTCGAACGCCCCACCTCCGGAACCGTGACCGTGGCGGGCCAGGACCTCACCGCCCTGGCCGGCCGCGGCCCCCGCGCCGGCCGGGAACTCCGCCGGGCGCGCAGCCGTATCGGCATGGTCTTCCAGCACTTCAACCTGCTGTCCACCCGCACCGTCCAGGACAACGTCGAGCTGCCGCTCGAAATCCTCGGCAGGTCCGGCAGCGACCGCTCCCGCAGGGCCGCGGAACTGCTCGACCTCGTCGGCCTCGCCGACAAGGCGAAGGCCTACCCGGCCCAGCTCTCCGGCGGCCAGAAGCAGCGCGTCGGAATCGCCCGCGCGCTGGCAGGCGACCCGAAGGTGCTCCTCTCCGACGAGGCCACCAGCGCCCTCGACCCGGAGACCACCCGCTCGATCCTGACGCTGCTGCGCGACCTCAACCGGCAGCTGGGCCTGACCGTGCTGCTCATCACGCACGAGATGGACGTCGTCAAGACGATCTGCGACTCGGCCGCCCTCATGGAGAAGGGGCGGATCGTCGAGTCCGGCACGGTCGGCGAACTGCTCGCCACCCCCGGCTCCCAACTGGCCTCCGCCCTCTTCCCGGTGGGCGGCGAGGCCACCGGCGACGACCGCACGGTCCTCGACGTCACCTTCCAGGGCGAGGCGGCGACCCGGCCGGTCATCTCGCAGCTGTCCCGCACGTACAACATCGACATCTCGATCATCGGAGCCGCCCTCGACACCGTCGGCGGCCTCCAGGTCGGCCGGATGCGCCTCGAGCTGCCCGGCCGCTACGAGGACAACGTCGTCCCCGTCGGCTTCCTGCGCGAACAGGGCCTGCACATCGACGTGGTCGGCCGGGACGTCCAGGCGTCCACGCTCGTGAAGGAAGGTGCCAGGTGA
- a CDS encoding GNAT family N-acetyltransferase, translating to MGMSVTISVATDQDAEQIFRLQYLCFQSEAALYGNYRIDPLVQSLDSVREEVASDCVFVARLGDEVVGSVRGALDADGTAAIGKLCVHPRLQGHGIGARLLRAAESALAEERGATRFRLSAGHRSEGNLRLYRRVGYETVGTSQGRDGVPMVILEKPAQAYAATA from the coding sequence ATGGGCATGAGCGTGACCATCTCGGTGGCGACCGATCAGGACGCCGAGCAGATCTTCAGGCTGCAGTACCTGTGCTTCCAGAGCGAGGCGGCACTGTACGGCAACTACCGCATCGATCCGCTCGTCCAGAGCCTCGACTCGGTCCGTGAGGAGGTCGCCTCGGACTGCGTGTTCGTGGCCCGGCTGGGTGACGAGGTGGTCGGTTCGGTGCGCGGCGCACTCGACGCCGACGGCACCGCGGCCATCGGCAAACTCTGCGTCCATCCGCGCCTCCAGGGCCACGGCATCGGCGCGAGGCTTCTCCGTGCCGCCGAGTCGGCCCTCGCCGAGGAGCGCGGTGCCACCAGGTTCCGCCTCAGTGCGGGCCATCGCAGCGAGGGAAACCTCCGGTTGTACCGCCGAGTCGGCTACGAGACCGTGGGCACCAGCCAGGGGCGGGACGGCGTACCGATGGTGATCCTGGAGAAGCCGGCGCAGGCGTACGCGGCGACGGCCTAA
- a CDS encoding RNA polymerase sigma factor, which translates to MTHDMLTTLRPLLVAEVSAEAYAAGAEAGDLEQAVWLRLLERLDADGPPADPEGWLRSAVRFEARLSRRAARVEQPYADEPADEHAPGPEQLALTAARRRALYAAVRRLPGRCPRLLAALLSPKDLTYREIAGALGISQGSLGPERSRCLGCLRRLLAAEVAAREPRG; encoded by the coding sequence ATGACACACGACATGCTCACCACCCTCCGCCCCCTGCTGGTCGCGGAGGTGTCGGCCGAGGCCTACGCGGCCGGCGCCGAGGCGGGGGACCTGGAACAGGCGGTCTGGCTGCGTCTGCTGGAACGGCTCGACGCCGACGGCCCACCCGCGGACCCCGAGGGCTGGCTGCGCAGCGCCGTCCGCTTCGAGGCCCGCCTCAGCCGTCGCGCGGCCCGGGTCGAACAGCCCTACGCCGACGAGCCCGCCGACGAGCACGCACCCGGCCCCGAACAGTTGGCGTTGACGGCCGCCCGCCGCCGCGCGCTGTACGCGGCCGTACGCCGGCTCCCCGGCCGCTGCCCCCGGCTGCTCGCGGCCCTGCTGTCCCCGAAGGACCTCACCTATCGGGAGATCGCGGGCGCGTTGGGTATCTCACAGGGCAGCCTGGGTCCGGAACGTTCCAGATGCCTGGGATGTCTTCGACGATTGCTGGCCGCGGAGGTTGCGGCACGCGAACCACGGGGATAG